The following proteins are co-located in the Corynebacterium kalinowskii genome:
- the dacB gene encoding D-alanyl-D-alanine carboxypeptidase/D-alanyl-D-alanine endopeptidase, translating to MFKKVGWISAVVLVGAGVASLATAAVSNTDSFQSRQIAPPLTLSPATRTLPAAGGAATDVDKLRAQIEQKASDPRLGKLSGIVTDAQGNVVWERGTEVPAKPASTTKILTAAAALLTLDLNDRIETQVVRADAGTVVIRAAGDVMMTDEQLDELAQQIGAADTVLIDTSLWSSETFVNGWGRENIAAGYIAPMEPAMLYGGRIGGHSGDLTRSTTPAEDVAKALASRLGATSGKGQAPANAEVVASVQSDPLWQRLETMMENSDNVMAEAVGREVALKRGTGNSVAAAVQATQDALKEAGFDLTGLELKDNSGLTETNYNTPRLLQDLLHRAVTDAKLRPLLDTLPIAAANGTLENRYHDTAGQGWVRAKTGTLTGVSALAGIVTARDGNSYTFALLSNESDILAARAALDELVSGLR from the coding sequence GTGTTCAAAAAGGTTGGGTGGATCAGCGCAGTCGTCCTCGTTGGCGCAGGAGTAGCAAGCTTAGCGACGGCCGCTGTCTCGAATACCGATTCCTTCCAATCACGACAGATCGCGCCACCCCTCACCCTGAGCCCGGCAACGCGGACGCTTCCGGCAGCCGGTGGGGCGGCGACGGACGTCGACAAGCTGCGGGCGCAGATTGAGCAGAAGGCTAGCGATCCGCGACTCGGCAAGCTCAGCGGCATCGTGACTGATGCGCAGGGAAACGTGGTGTGGGAACGTGGCACTGAGGTGCCAGCGAAACCGGCCTCGACCACCAAGATTCTCACCGCCGCGGCAGCGCTGCTCACTCTGGACCTGAATGATCGCATCGAGACGCAGGTGGTGCGTGCGGACGCCGGCACAGTGGTCATCCGTGCGGCGGGTGATGTGATGATGACGGATGAGCAGCTCGATGAGCTGGCGCAGCAGATCGGCGCTGCTGACACGGTGTTGATCGACACGTCGCTGTGGTCTTCGGAGACCTTCGTCAATGGCTGGGGCAGGGAGAATATTGCTGCCGGTTATATCGCGCCGATGGAGCCCGCGATGCTCTATGGCGGGCGCATCGGTGGGCACAGCGGTGACCTGACGCGGTCCACGACCCCGGCCGAAGATGTCGCAAAAGCTCTAGCCAGTCGTCTTGGCGCCACCTCCGGGAAAGGCCAAGCGCCAGCGAATGCGGAAGTCGTGGCCAGTGTCCAGTCCGACCCGCTCTGGCAGCGCCTGGAAACCATGATGGAAAATTCTGACAATGTCATGGCCGAGGCGGTGGGTAGGGAAGTGGCGCTGAAACGCGGCACCGGGAACTCGGTGGCTGCTGCGGTGCAGGCGACCCAAGACGCGCTGAAAGAGGCCGGCTTTGACCTCACCGGGCTAGAGCTGAAGGACAACTCCGGCCTGACCGAAACCAACTACAACACCCCGCGCCTGCTGCAGGACCTCCTCCACCGCGCGGTCACCGATGCGAAACTTCGCCCGCTGCTTGACACCCTGCCCATCGCCGCGGCGAATGGCACCCTGGAAAACCGCTACCATGACACCGCAGGTCAGGGCTGGGTGCGCGCTAAGACCGGCACCCTCACGGGCGTATCTGCGCTGGCAGGCATCGTCACGGCGCGAGATGGAAACAGTTATACCTTCGCGTTGCTCTCCAACGAATCCGATATTTTGGCCGCGCGTGCCGCGCTCGACGAACTCGTCTCCGGACTGCGCTAA
- the tilS gene encoding tRNA lysidine(34) synthetase TilS, with product MPVDYPHRSPAFLQLRVAVRPFVSPEPVTIGLSGGADSLALVAAALVEGQAVHAVVVDHQLQAGSVGVAKQAAMQARAWGADATVIPVTVSQEGSMEAAARAARYEALIACGRPVWTGHTMDDQAETYLLGALRGNPAGMLPHSKYGEADIVRPLLSVRRATTRATCAELGVTPWEDPHNDSEAFRRVAVRKQVMPLLDAINGGPAVPGVAQAAYRVALQHDFVQQAARATTSIAELASMHPAVRHASIAGLIRDADCPIKYATVVAVEQLVTQWHGQGPVAIGGGRSIRRHGSELRVD from the coding sequence ATGCCAGTCGACTACCCACACCGCAGCCCAGCGTTCCTGCAGCTCAGGGTAGCGGTTAGGCCTTTTGTATCCCCGGAACCCGTCACCATTGGCCTGTCTGGCGGTGCCGATTCCCTGGCGCTAGTAGCAGCAGCGCTCGTTGAGGGGCAAGCCGTGCATGCGGTGGTGGTGGACCACCAGCTGCAAGCGGGGTCTGTGGGCGTCGCAAAGCAGGCGGCGATGCAGGCACGGGCGTGGGGCGCCGACGCCACGGTGATCCCCGTGACCGTCTCACAAGAAGGCAGTATGGAAGCGGCCGCGCGCGCCGCCCGTTACGAGGCTCTGATCGCATGTGGTCGGCCCGTGTGGACCGGGCACACCATGGATGACCAGGCCGAAACCTATCTCCTCGGCGCGCTGCGGGGTAATCCTGCGGGAATGCTGCCGCACTCGAAGTATGGGGAGGCGGACATCGTTCGACCGCTGCTCTCCGTCCGGCGCGCGACCACCCGTGCCACCTGCGCCGAACTCGGCGTGACCCCGTGGGAGGACCCGCACAACGACAGCGAGGCTTTCCGGCGCGTGGCCGTAAGAAAGCAGGTCATGCCGCTTCTCGACGCCATCAACGGCGGCCCCGCCGTCCCCGGCGTGGCCCAAGCCGCCTACCGGGTGGCCCTCCAACATGACTTCGTGCAGCAGGCAGCGCGAGCAACAACTTCCATTGCAGAGCTGGCAAGCATGCACCCGGCTGTCCGGCACGCCTCCATAGCTGGGCTCATTCGTGACGCCGACTGCCCCATCAAATACGCCACGGTGGTGGCGGTCGAACAGTTGGTGACGCAGTGGCACGGCCAGGGGCCGGTAGCGATCGGTGGCGGTCGCTCGATCCGGCGCCACGGTAGTGAGCTCCGAGTGGATTAA
- the hpt gene encoding hypoxanthine phosphoribosyltransferase, whose amino-acid sequence MHDKKDFNVPANRYGEDVEAVLIDEATLHARIQELADKVSETYKDSEDDLILVCVLKGAALFLTDFARALSIPSQMEFMAVSSYGNSTSSSGVVRILKDLDRDIEDRNVVIVEDIIDSGLTLSWLIKNLQNRNPKSLEVVSLLRKPEAVKAKVDLFDVGFEIPNEFVIGYGLDYAERYRDLPFVGTLHPRVYTN is encoded by the coding sequence ATGCACGATAAGAAGGACTTCAATGTTCCGGCCAACCGCTACGGAGAAGATGTTGAGGCGGTGTTGATCGATGAGGCTACGCTGCATGCCCGCATCCAGGAGCTGGCCGACAAGGTCTCCGAAACCTACAAGGATTCGGAGGACGACCTGATCCTGGTGTGCGTCCTCAAGGGCGCCGCACTGTTCCTCACCGACTTTGCCCGTGCGCTGTCTATCCCATCGCAGATGGAGTTCATGGCGGTGTCGTCCTATGGCAATTCCACCAGCTCTTCCGGCGTGGTGCGCATTCTGAAGGACTTGGACCGCGATATCGAGGACCGCAACGTAGTCATCGTTGAGGACATCATCGACTCCGGTCTGACCCTGTCGTGGCTGATCAAGAACCTGCAGAACCGCAACCCGAAGTCGCTGGAGGTTGTGTCCTTGCTGCGCAAGCCAGAAGCTGTAAAGGCAAAGGTTGATTTGTTCGATGTCGGTTTTGAGATCCCGAATGAGTTCGTGATCGGATACGGCCTCGATTACGCGGAGCGCTACCGCGACCTGCCGTTTGTCGGCACGCTGCACCCACGCGTGTACACCAACTAG
- the ftsH gene encoding ATP-dependent zinc metalloprotease FtsH: MDNKKILRYGAIAAIILIAMFSMTLLTSDSRGFQKVDTSIALQQLDNKNVKEARIDDREQRVRLELKEPIKVEEREGVSKVITDYPARTAPTIFDKVAQSEAEKYNTKVTRDTFLGSMVQLLLPMLLFFGLIMFVMTRMQGGGMGMFGFGGSRAKELTKDMPTNTFADVAGADEAVDELQEIKDFLQDPSRYEALGAKIPRGVLLYGPPGTGKTLLARAVAGEAGVPFYSISGSDFVEMFVGVGASRVRDLFKQAKENSPCIIFVDEIDAVGRQRGAGMGGGHDEREQTLNQLLVEMDGFGDREGVILMAATNRPDILDPALLRPGRFDRQIPVTNPDFKGREAILQVHAKGKPFAKDVDITALAKRTAGMSGADLANVLNEAALLTARVGGNVITADALEEATDRVIGGPRRSSKVISEHEKKVTAYHEGGHTLAAWGMKNIESIYKVTILARGKTGGFAMTAQEDDKGMYTRDELFARIVFAMGGRSAEELVFGAPTTGASNDIEQATRIARAMITEYGMSPEIGTVKYGEEQGDPFSGRGGGGVFDPSESVQSTIDEQTRYLVNKAHQVAYDILRENRHYLDSLAEKLLEKETLRRPDLEVIFEGLEPRDALEVFPGETANFPRQVGLEPVKTPVEIAIERGEEPPKRFSILEASRAARAKRQKELEEQGKLPIPPMPPVAPIPAGDAGRHAAPEGPAPTYGGTPPPADWSAPGWPPRDSANNPYAQPSQPEQPAQPEAPQAPARPVGGPDQTELPTRAENPESPANSASPFSTTGEHPGMQNYAADAPSTPVRPQPSEAPTEEFGFRLPDNEQPDHPEKSESEERKDD, encoded by the coding sequence ATGGACAACAAAAAGATTCTTCGCTACGGCGCTATCGCCGCGATCATCCTCATTGCGATGTTCAGCATGACGTTGCTGACCAGCGATTCCCGAGGATTCCAGAAGGTTGACACGAGCATTGCTCTGCAGCAGCTGGACAACAAGAACGTCAAGGAAGCGCGTATCGACGACCGTGAGCAGCGCGTCCGCCTCGAGCTCAAAGAACCAATCAAGGTGGAGGAACGCGAGGGCGTTTCCAAGGTGATCACCGATTACCCGGCACGCACGGCTCCGACGATCTTTGACAAAGTCGCCCAGTCTGAAGCGGAAAAGTACAACACCAAGGTCACCCGAGACACCTTCCTCGGCTCGATGGTGCAGCTCCTGCTGCCAATGCTGCTGTTCTTCGGCCTGATCATGTTCGTCATGACCCGCATGCAGGGCGGCGGCATGGGCATGTTTGGCTTCGGTGGTTCCCGTGCCAAGGAACTGACCAAAGACATGCCAACCAACACTTTCGCAGATGTTGCGGGTGCGGATGAGGCTGTGGACGAGTTGCAGGAAATCAAGGACTTCCTGCAAGATCCATCCCGCTATGAGGCGCTTGGCGCAAAGATTCCGCGCGGCGTTCTGCTGTACGGCCCTCCGGGTACCGGTAAGACCCTGCTGGCGCGAGCTGTCGCAGGTGAAGCAGGAGTGCCTTTCTACTCCATCTCCGGCTCTGACTTCGTTGAGATGTTCGTTGGTGTCGGTGCATCCCGCGTGCGCGACCTGTTCAAGCAGGCCAAGGAAAACAGCCCGTGCATCATCTTTGTTGACGAGATCGACGCCGTCGGCCGCCAGCGTGGCGCCGGCATGGGCGGCGGACACGACGAACGCGAACAGACCCTGAACCAGCTTCTGGTGGAGATGGACGGCTTCGGCGACCGCGAGGGCGTCATCCTCATGGCGGCTACCAACCGCCCGGACATCCTGGATCCAGCGCTGCTGCGACCGGGTCGTTTCGACCGCCAGATTCCGGTTACCAACCCAGACTTCAAGGGTCGCGAGGCTATCCTGCAGGTACATGCCAAGGGCAAGCCATTTGCCAAGGACGTGGACATCACGGCACTGGCAAAGCGCACCGCAGGTATGTCCGGCGCTGACCTTGCCAACGTCTTGAATGAAGCTGCGCTGCTTACCGCACGAGTTGGTGGCAATGTGATCACGGCGGACGCACTCGAAGAAGCGACCGACCGCGTCATCGGCGGTCCACGCCGTTCTTCCAAGGTGATCTCCGAGCACGAAAAGAAGGTCACGGCCTACCACGAAGGTGGCCACACGCTGGCTGCCTGGGGCATGAAGAATATTGAGTCCATTTACAAGGTAACGATCCTGGCTCGCGGTAAGACCGGTGGTTTTGCTATGACCGCACAGGAAGACGACAAGGGCATGTACACCCGCGACGAGCTGTTTGCCCGCATAGTCTTCGCCATGGGTGGTCGCTCCGCTGAGGAGCTCGTCTTTGGTGCCCCAACCACGGGCGCTTCCAATGACATCGAGCAGGCGACCCGCATCGCCCGTGCGATGATCACCGAATATGGCATGAGCCCAGAGATCGGCACCGTGAAGTACGGCGAGGAACAGGGCGATCCGTTCTCTGGTCGTGGCGGCGGCGGAGTCTTTGACCCGTCCGAATCTGTCCAGTCCACCATCGATGAGCAGACCCGCTACCTGGTGAACAAGGCCCACCAGGTTGCCTACGACATTCTGCGCGAGAACCGTCACTACCTGGACTCCTTGGCAGAAAAACTCCTGGAGAAGGAAACCCTGCGTCGTCCGGACCTAGAGGTCATTTTCGAAGGCCTGGAGCCACGCGATGCCCTGGAGGTTTTCCCAGGCGAGACCGCGAACTTCCCAAGACAGGTCGGCCTCGAGCCAGTCAAGACCCCTGTCGAGATCGCGATCGAGCGTGGCGAAGAACCGCCAAAGCGGTTCTCCATTCTGGAAGCCTCCCGCGCTGCCCGCGCGAAGCGCCAGAAGGAGCTGGAAGAACAGGGCAAGCTGCCAATTCCTCCGATGCCTCCCGTAGCGCCGATTCCAGCCGGTGATGCTGGCCGTCATGCTGCTCCAGAGGGGCCTGCCCCGACTTACGGTGGCACCCCGCCACCAGCCGACTGGTCGGCACCAGGTTGGCCGCCTCGCGATTCGGCAAATAACCCGTATGCCCAACCGTCACAACCGGAGCAGCCAGCACAACCTGAAGCACCTCAGGCTCCAGCACGCCCGGTTGGCGGTCCTGATCAGACTGAGCTGCCGACGCGGGCCGAGAATCCAGAGTCGCCTGCGAACTCTGCCTCGCCATTCTCGACAACTGGCGAGCACCCTGGCATGCAGAACTACGCAGCTGATGCTCCATCGACCCCCGTTCGTCCACAGCCGAGCGAGGCCCCGACCGAGGAATTCGGCTTCCGCCTGCCTGATAACGAGCAGCCGGACCACCCGGAGAAGTCGGAGTCTGAGGAGCGCAAGGATGACTAA
- the folE gene encoding GTP cyclohydrolase I FolE has protein sequence MTNPTFDQARAEAAVRELLIAVGEDPDREGLQETPARVARAYAEVFAGLHVDPTDVLAKTFSEDHRELVLVRDIPIYSTCEHHLVPFFGVAHIGYIPGPSGKVTGLSKLARLADLYAKRPQVQERLTSQIADALMDKLDAHAVIVVIECEHLCMAMRGIRKPGATTTTSAVRGGFQKNAASRAEALSLIRGA, from the coding sequence ATGACTAATCCAACTTTTGACCAGGCCCGCGCTGAGGCCGCGGTCCGCGAACTCCTCATTGCTGTTGGAGAGGACCCGGATCGCGAAGGCCTCCAGGAGACCCCCGCCCGTGTTGCACGTGCCTACGCTGAGGTCTTTGCAGGGCTGCATGTGGATCCCACTGACGTGCTCGCCAAGACGTTTTCCGAGGATCACCGCGAGCTCGTTCTCGTGCGCGACATTCCGATTTACTCCACCTGCGAGCACCACCTGGTGCCGTTCTTCGGGGTGGCCCACATTGGCTACATTCCGGGACCATCAGGCAAAGTGACGGGTCTGTCCAAGTTGGCGCGCCTGGCTGATCTTTATGCCAAGCGCCCACAGGTACAGGAGCGCTTGACCTCACAGATCGCGGATGCGCTGATGGACAAGCTTGATGCCCACGCTGTGATCGTCGTGATCGAGTGCGAGCACTTGTGCATGGCTATGCGTGGCATCCGTAAGCCAGGTGCCACCACCACAACCTCCGCCGTGCGTGGCGGCTTCCAGAAGAACGCTGCCTCGCGCGCAGAAGCGCTGAGCCTGATTCGGGGTGCGTGA
- the folP gene encoding dihydropteroate synthase, with amino-acid sequence MRVADLTIPGRCAVMGIVNVTEDSFSDGGRYVDVDKAIGHAHELVAAGADIIDIGGESTRPGATRVAPEIERDRVVPVIAALTQDGIRTSVDTMRSTVAAAAAEAGVSLLNDVSGGLADPDMYRVMADTDLPVCLMHWKTVQFGDAAGQAHVTGDVVADVHRVFDVLVDNALANGVKEDQITLDPGLGFAKSAADNWALLKALPEFVAGPYPVLVGASRKRFLAQIRNDRGLDLASPVEADPATAAVTAIAAQMGAWCVRVHEVGVSRDAVDVAARWNAGK; translated from the coding sequence ATGCGCGTCGCTGACCTCACGATTCCGGGACGCTGCGCCGTGATGGGCATCGTCAACGTCACGGAAGATTCCTTTTCTGACGGCGGGCGGTACGTGGACGTCGATAAGGCCATTGGGCACGCGCATGAGCTGGTTGCAGCAGGCGCGGACATCATCGACATCGGTGGCGAATCGACCCGCCCTGGTGCCACCCGTGTCGCCCCTGAGATTGAGCGAGATCGCGTCGTGCCGGTCATTGCGGCGCTGACCCAGGATGGGATCCGCACCTCCGTGGACACCATGCGTTCCACAGTCGCAGCCGCGGCTGCCGAGGCCGGGGTGAGCCTGCTTAACGACGTCTCTGGCGGCCTTGCCGATCCCGACATGTACCGGGTCATGGCTGACACAGACCTGCCCGTGTGCCTGATGCACTGGAAGACCGTGCAGTTTGGAGACGCTGCTGGTCAAGCGCACGTCACTGGCGACGTGGTGGCTGACGTGCACCGCGTGTTCGACGTACTAGTGGACAACGCCCTCGCCAACGGGGTGAAGGAAGACCAGATTACCCTGGACCCGGGGCTTGGCTTTGCCAAGTCCGCAGCCGATAACTGGGCGCTGCTCAAAGCGTTGCCTGAGTTCGTAGCAGGACCATATCCGGTGCTCGTCGGGGCTTCCCGGAAGCGATTCCTGGCCCAGATTCGCAATGACCGTGGCTTGGACCTAGCCTCGCCAGTCGAAGCTGATCCGGCAACGGCCGCCGTCACCGCGATCGCCGCACAAATGGGTGCTTGGTGTGTGCGCGTGCACGAGGTCGGGGTGTCTCGTGACGCCGTCGACGTGGCCGCACGCTGGAACGCGGGGAAGTAG
- the folB gene encoding dihydroneopterin aldolase, whose product MADRIELKGLECFGYHGVLPEEKATGQHFYIDATCWLDCAPAAKSDDLTLTLNYAELAELIYGIVTGEPRDLIETVAAEIADTVMSRFELLHAVEITIHKPSAPIPLTFADVAVVARRSRPTRR is encoded by the coding sequence ATGGCCGATCGGATTGAACTCAAGGGCTTGGAGTGCTTTGGCTACCACGGGGTCTTGCCGGAAGAAAAGGCCACCGGCCAGCACTTCTACATCGATGCGACGTGCTGGCTCGATTGCGCGCCAGCGGCCAAGTCGGACGATCTCACACTTACTCTCAACTACGCCGAGCTTGCCGAGCTGATCTACGGGATCGTCACCGGCGAGCCGCGCGACCTCATCGAGACCGTCGCAGCCGAGATTGCCGACACCGTGATGTCCCGCTTCGAACTGCTGCACGCTGTGGAGATTACGATCCACAAGCCGTCCGCCCCGATCCCACTCACCTTCGCTGATGTCGCTGTAGTCGCCCGTCGATCCCGCCCCACCAGGAGGTAA
- the folK gene encoding 2-amino-4-hydroxy-6-hydroxymethyldihydropteridine diphosphokinase yields the protein MRAVLSIGSNMDDRDALLRSAYDYFAPELVAASSIYSTPPWGPVSQNDFLNAILIIDTDRTPMQLLAAAQEVENAADRRREVRWGPRTLDIDIVQCLIDDVEVISADPVLTLPHPWAQERAFVLAPWLEADPEAELRGEPVRALLEGMDTSEVRKVSEF from the coding sequence ATGCGAGCAGTACTTTCCATCGGCTCCAACATGGACGACCGAGACGCGCTGCTCCGGAGCGCCTACGACTACTTCGCCCCCGAGCTCGTGGCCGCCTCCAGCATCTACTCGACCCCACCGTGGGGACCTGTCTCCCAGAACGACTTCCTCAACGCCATCCTCATCATCGACACCGACCGGACCCCGATGCAGCTGCTCGCTGCGGCGCAGGAAGTGGAAAACGCGGCCGATCGGCGTCGCGAAGTGCGCTGGGGGCCGCGCACCCTCGACATCGACATCGTGCAGTGCCTTATCGACGACGTCGAAGTCATCTCCGCAGACCCAGTGCTTACCCTGCCCCACCCGTGGGCGCAGGAGAGGGCGTTTGTGCTTGCGCCGTGGCTGGAAGCGGACCCGGAAGCGGAGTTGCGGGGCGAGCCTGTCCGTGCTCTGCTGGAGGGCATGGACACCTCCGAAGTGAGGAAGGTATCTGAATTCTGA
- a CDS encoding DUF3180 domain-containing protein: protein MKHTSIALLVMTGVFVACAAAILTWGFYGDMPATSLSASVTLWLMALLCMVLAWRMRDRKERGAIGMDRSQLSPLQAAQYLVIAKASAWTGAVVGGAYVGMASYVVPRAAQLAAAAEDTPGVIASALGGIALCAAGIYLERHCETPPPTDAEPA, encoded by the coding sequence ATGAAGCACACCAGCATTGCGCTCCTCGTGATGACCGGGGTCTTTGTCGCCTGCGCAGCTGCGATACTGACCTGGGGTTTCTACGGGGACATGCCAGCGACATCGCTCAGTGCGTCTGTGACCTTGTGGCTGATGGCGTTGCTGTGCATGGTGCTGGCTTGGCGCATGCGGGATCGTAAAGAGCGCGGGGCAATCGGCATGGACCGCTCGCAGCTCAGCCCCCTGCAGGCAGCCCAGTACCTGGTGATAGCCAAAGCATCGGCGTGGACCGGTGCGGTCGTTGGCGGAGCGTATGTGGGAATGGCCAGCTATGTAGTGCCCCGGGCGGCGCAGCTTGCGGCTGCTGCGGAGGACACACCGGGAGTTATCGCGTCCGCTTTAGGTGGCATTGCACTGTGCGCAGCCGGGATTTATCTCGAACGACACTGCGAGACACCACCACCTACTGACGCTGAGCCTGCATAG
- a CDS encoding DUF6779 domain-containing protein translates to MTENTDKSQVMLIVLVVLAVVASIVMLFSSSAAAMKIAVLAALWAAFIGLFLVAKYRRLATEERERSEEKMKSLESQLRAEQAELASEKAIEASAQDTEMLREIRQQLSELRQHLEELSGRDFSYVPTTLTAEASRIRELETATEKAANEQKAEQEVEHPFAEAEIVPESGAKRFDTGSFAAVKLDAPTVEPEEVKEEEPVVTPAAEEPQEDGSHGRRRRDEKQDSISVAELLAQLKKKS, encoded by the coding sequence ATGACTGAGAACACTGACAAGTCCCAGGTAATGCTGATTGTGTTGGTGGTCTTAGCGGTGGTGGCTAGCATCGTGATGCTCTTTTCCAGTAGCGCAGCGGCGATGAAAATTGCCGTTCTTGCTGCATTGTGGGCAGCTTTTATCGGGCTTTTCCTCGTGGCAAAGTACCGTCGCTTGGCCACCGAAGAGCGTGAGCGTTCCGAGGAAAAGATGAAGTCCTTGGAATCGCAGCTGCGCGCTGAGCAGGCTGAACTTGCCAGCGAGAAAGCCATTGAGGCCTCGGCCCAAGATACCGAAATGCTTCGTGAAATCCGCCAGCAGCTCAGCGAATTGCGCCAGCATTTGGAAGAGCTCTCAGGCCGCGACTTCTCTTACGTCCCTACCACCCTCACCGCTGAGGCCTCCCGTATCCGTGAGCTAGAAACCGCGACGGAAAAGGCAGCGAACGAGCAAAAAGCCGAGCAAGAGGTCGAGCATCCGTTCGCCGAGGCTGAGATTGTGCCGGAGTCCGGCGCAAAACGCTTTGATACTGGTTCTTTTGCGGCCGTGAAGCTGGATGCCCCGACCGTTGAGCCGGAGGAAGTCAAGGAAGAGGAGCCTGTAGTCACTCCTGCTGCGGAAGAGCCGCAGGAAGATGGGTCGCACGGTCGACGTCGTCGCGATGAAAAACAGGATTCTATCTCCGTGGCTGAGCTGCTTGCCCAGCTGAAAAAGAAGTCCTAA